From Verrucomicrobiales bacterium:
CAGAACGTGTAGAGACTGCGGCGGTATAGAGCTTCTCCCGTGTCGGGTTTGTACTTCTTCGCACCGAACGTAGCCTCTTCCCACACCCCCGGTGGTTGGTATGGGTTGACCGGACGCCCGCCGGTTCTTAGTTCTAGCAGGCCGCTGGAGGCGAGTGCGTAGTCTCGAATCATCCAGGAAGGCATACGAAATCGCGGGCCACGGGACAGAAGCCGATTCTGCGGATCACGTTCGTACGAGCCTGGCGCGGCCTGCGAGCTTTGCCGATACGTGGCGCTGTCAACGATGATTCGGCAGAGGTGTTTGACGTTCCATCCTGACTCGATGAACTCCATCGCCAGCCAATCGAGCAATTGGGCATGCTCCGGCCTTTCGCCCTGGATCCCGAAGTCCTCGGCAGTTTTCACCAGTCCGATTCCGAAAAACTGCTGCCAGAGCCGATTCACGATGACCCGGGCTGTCAGTGGGTTTTGGTCGGAGACGATCCATTGGGCGAGCCCTAGGCGATTGGTGGGGGATCCGGGTGGCAGGGGAGGAAGGCTGGACGGCACGGCCATTCCGACTCTTTGAGCTGGACGATCATAGAGTCCCTTCGAGAGGACGTAGGTTTCTCGAGGCTCCCGTCGGTCCTCCATGACCATCACGCGTGGAATGGTTCTGGCGTGGTCCGCCTTTTCGGCGACCGCTTTCTGAAGAATTTCTACCTGCCGGGAGAATCCAACGTCGTTGGTCTTCCAATGCGCTGCGATTTTGGCGAGTTGTCCAGCGTCGCGCTTTTCGGGGGCGAGAGACAGGGCTTCTTGAATCTCTTTGGGTAAGGTCTCAAAGCCGGGATGTGACTTAATGCTCTCTCCCGCCTTCCTGGGAAACTTGTCTGCCTCAGCTTTGGTTTGCATCTGCAGCAGTTCCTTCCATCGCTGTTGGAGTGTCTCCGAGCGCTGCCGTTGTTCGGGACTGGGTTGCTCCAGCACCGGAGGGGTTTGAGGGTTGCCACCGGCTCCATCCACCGGTGTTTGATTGAAGAAGGCGAACAGGCTGTAGTAGTCGCGCTGGCTAAGGGGATCGAATTTGTGATCGTGACAACGGCAGCAGTTGAAGGTGAGTCCGAGCCAGACGGTGGCCGTGGTTTCCGTCATGTCCATGCCGTAGTCGATCCGGTTCTCCTCCGGAATCCGTCCCCCCTCTCCATTGATCATGTGGTTCCTTAGAAACCCCGTCGCCAGGCGTTGCTCCCCGGTCGGATGGGGAAGTAAGTCGCCCGCGAGTTGCCAGAGGGTGAACTGATCAAAAGGGAGATTCCGGTTGAATGCTTGAACCACCCAGTCCCGCCATGGCCACATGGTTCGTTCGTTGTCCCCCTGGTAGCCGTTCGAATCCGCATAGCGGGCCGCTTCCAACCAATCCCAGCTCATGCGCTCGCCAAAGTGCGGCGACGCGATGAGGTGGTCGATCAGGGCGTGGTAGGTCTTGGGAGAGGATTCCTGGGCGTTCAGCGTGACATCCGCCTCGGAGGGGGGGAGTCCCGTGAGATCCAGAAACAGTCGCCGCTGGAGGCGGGATGAAGATTCCTCGGGAGCGGGCTGCCAACCTTCTCGTTCGAGTCGGCTTAGGACGAAGAAATCCAAGGCATTCCTAGGCCATGATCGATTTTTGACTTCGGGAAGTGCCGGTCGGGCCGGCTGCTCGAAGGCCCAGTGGCGTCCCCAGATAGCCCCTTCGTCGATCCAGCGCTTCAGCAGCTGAATCTGGTCCGAGCGGAGCGGATGCTTGGCCTTGGGAGGGGGCATGACCTCGTCCGGGGAAGTGCTCAGGACATGCTGCATCAGGAGGCTTTGGTTGCTCTGGCCCGGAACAACGGCCGCCCTGCCTTCCCGGTTTTTGCGCCGAGCGCCTTCCTCGGTATCGAGCCGGAGTTCCGCCTTCCGCGAGTGTTCGTCTGGGCCGTGACACTGGAAACAATAGTCCGACAGGATCGGAAGGATCTCGCGCGAGAAGCGTACCGGCTCTCCAGCCACCTCAGTATGGCGGTTCCAGGCGAAGATTAGCAGCGCCAGGAACAGGCCTCTAAATCTCTGGATGCGATGCGATGGCACGGCGATAGACTAGCTTGGGGAGGGG
This genomic window contains:
- a CDS encoding DUF1553 domain-containing protein, producing the protein MPSHRIQRFRGLFLALLIFAWNRHTEVAGEPVRFSREILPILSDYCFQCHGPDEHSRKAELRLDTEEGARRKNREGRAAVVPGQSNQSLLMQHVLSTSPDEVMPPPKAKHPLRSDQIQLLKRWIDEGAIWGRHWAFEQPARPALPEVKNRSWPRNALDFFVLSRLEREGWQPAPEESSSRLQRRLFLDLTGLPPSEADVTLNAQESSPKTYHALIDHLIASPHFGERMSWDWLEAARYADSNGYQGDNERTMWPWRDWVVQAFNRNLPFDQFTLWQLAGDLLPHPTGEQRLATGFLRNHMINGEGGRIPEENRIDYGMDMTETTATVWLGLTFNCCRCHDHKFDPLSQRDYYSLFAFFNQTPVDGAGGNPQTPPVLEQPSPEQRQRSETLQQRWKELLQMQTKAEADKFPRKAGESIKSHPGFETLPKEIQEALSLAPEKRDAGQLAKIAAHWKTNDVGFSRQVEILQKAVAEKADHARTIPRVMVMEDRREPRETYVLSKGLYDRPAQRVGMAVPSSLPPLPPGSPTNRLGLAQWIVSDQNPLTARVIVNRLWQQFFGIGLVKTAEDFGIQGERPEHAQLLDWLAMEFIESGWNVKHLCRIIVDSATYRQSSQAAPGSYERDPQNRLLSRGPRFRMPSWMIRDYALASSGLLELRTGGRPVNPYQPPGVWEEATFGAKKYKPDTGEALYRRSLYTFWRRIVAPTLFFDTASRQVCTVKQPRTNTPLQALTTLNDVTFVEAARALAERIIKESGPDPTRRIQAAFRRILGRVPTNAEADILLKAVTRHQTELPRDPTAAERLLSLGESKRDLSLPAVDHATWTLVCSTLLNLDEALTKE